AAGGTTGTGCTGAGGGGTGAGGGGAGGTATAACATATCCTTGATAAGGTACCAGCTCAGCTGAAGACAAACTGCTCTCCAGGGTTGTAGGCGAAGCTGACAGAGAAGACAAGAACCCAAGGACTTAGCCAACGTGATTTTGGAGGTGCACGATTTTAACTGTATTCATGTCAATATAAAAGTAACAATAGCGATGAGCAGCACCCCAGCGGTGTGGAAGGTTTAGTTTTCTCACCTGCCATGAAATCCAGCCCATATTCTCCAAAATCCTGGTCATTTGCATCCAATTCCtgtgtggaaataaaaatgacGATCAGCATTTATCAGTATTTCATATAAACAATTCGATTTAAAATaacgaaaaagaaaaacgaaaaGGTGCATAGCAGTTTTACCTGGAAATCCCACCAGGAAAAATCAGGGCAATACGAtgttaaagcagaaaatgtATTAGTTGACATTTCAGTCAATATGTTTTCGTGTTGTCGCGTTATGAGCTTACGCTTGTCTGTGTCAGCTCGTGGAAAAAGACTGGACCATTTTCTAGCGTGTGTGTCATGAGTTAAGTACAATGACATTCGTGTAGGATTCCAGCACATCGTGTCAAACATTAACAGAGTGATCCAGACCTGCAGCTCTGCTCACCATCCTACATCTCCATCCGTCGGAAAGGGGTTGATTTACATGGCTACGTTTAAGATATGCCATTTACGTGGAGATGTGACAAAAACTGATgtccattttttaaaagaacattgGTCTTCGGTGTTTTTTTCTCACCTGACAGCCGAAGGAGTCTCTCTCCTGTCTCATAGAGGGCACACCCTCTTCCAAATCATCCCATGCAATTGTTGAGAAAGCTGCGACAGAAGAAAACAGTGGGACCCCTGAATGCATTTATGAGCTCAAAGTGACTTAAAGGCACTAATCCTGAAATTCACCCATTGTGTCAGGTTGAGCTTACCTTGTTCGATGATACATGGAAACTCAACATACACAGTGACGGGACTGCTGCTTCTTGGCACAAACACTTTATCCTGTGGGTAGAAAACACTATAAAAGTCTTTCCCACTGCACAAAGAAGCTCTGTGTTTTGTGAAAAGACAAATATTTCAAACCGTTTTGTTTGTGACAGCGTTCGTCCATTTTTGCCTCACTTGGTTGGGACAAATACCATCAAACGTTTTTCCGTCTCTTTGCATCTCGATGAGCTAAGCTCCGTCTGCAGAACTAGGAGGGCATGATTTGATTTAGAGCTGATATACTCGACGTTCTCCCGGTCTGCGTTTCTTCATGCCGCGGTTTCACACTTTCGACCCAATCAAATGCACCTATTTGGTCTCCAGGGAGTAACAGCGTCCTCGGAGATTAAACGGGTGCAGACTAACGGTTTTCTGAAGTGTAACAGTGGTGCCGCGCGTAACGGCGCCATTAGGCTACAGCAGGTGTTCCTTGCCTCAGACCTGCTTTCCTTGAGCATTCAGCTAGTCCCTGTGCCAGATGCTGGCTATGGTTTCTTTTGGACATACTGAAATGTTTAGAAAAATGCCTTAGGCTCTTGTATTGTATGGCGTACATAAACAACAGATGTTGTGCAAGCTGAGCGTCACAAAATAAAGTCGCCAAAATATCttattttataattatataTCGTAATAATTATtacatattttatgtatttattaataaatcCTCATCAATTTATTTAATAGCATGTTTGCGACCATAACAGTCAGTGCGTAATTTCCATCTTACTGTGCGTAAAATATCTAATTAGCTTAGGTACAATCCTTCTGCTACAGTTAAAGAGCAGGGGAAAAGGAAAAGGGCAATTACAGCCGACAGCTCAGTAAACAGTCGTGACAAATGCCTCTATTAGTAAACAAACAAGAGTACCCTTAACGCTGAATACACCTGTGTGGTCGACACTGTGTCAGCAGGTCGAGCTGCCACGCGTAATGGATTATCAGATAAAGCCCCTCGATTGACCAAACTGGGATGGCACAATTTGGTTTCACATAATATAGCCAAGGGTAAACAAAAAACGAGGGTAAACGGACTTCCAGACAAACAAGCACAATAGCCCGTGTTGGAGAGCCACAAGAGTCAGTACATTGAAGAAAGTAATGTTACACACAAGGTCTTATCCTCACATTTACAGCACTTTCATGgtcgtgtgtgtttctgtgtgtgtgtgtgtgtgtgtgtgtgtgtgtgtgtgtgtgtgtgtgtgtgtgtgtgtgtgtgtgtgtgtgtgtgtagggtggGGGGTATTGGATTTATACTTGTAAAAAACGTGCTTTCTGGGGTGACATTTTGTCATCAGTCATTTAATactgcagtgctgtgaaaactgAGACTCCACTTCCACGTCTATTAAAATACAAAGAATTTGCAAACAGACATTCAACTGCTTTTTCTCAGGTGTCATGATTACCTATGCATGTAATCAAGgcagatttttatgtttttgactCACATGTATTCTTTAAGttgtcattttaattaattttattctgtttcataTGATAGTCAAAATTATTTTAGCTGCATTCTTTGTGGTAGCTCACACTTCGTGTGGCACATCTTGCTTATAGCTGATTTATTTCAACAGTAAACATAAGTTGCAATGAATCACAATAAGTTTAGAAACCGGGACAAATGCGTTTGAAGATGATTTTAATTAACTGTAGCAATCAATTCATTacaacacatttttcttcattaaaGATGTtccaaaactaacaaaactcATAAACCCACAACAAATAAACTGGCATACAGAGGATTCTGactttttgttaaaaataatgaaaaataaaaattatatttcaatatACTTCATAATTATATAGTAAAttatcttaaataaataaaaagcaatgCTAAATCATAAGCATCCTGTAGCTGTAAACGGTTGACTGTCTATGAGGTATGTATAAGTAAAAGTAGCATAAACACAAGAATTCTGAGCACCAAAACCCCCCAAATAGATATCTTATCCTCACTTCTTTGTTTAAGATATAACACTATAACCCACAATTAAAGGGGAATTTAAATTGCTGTTATCAAAATAGTCACACTCATGTAGTCACATAGTAGACATCACATCCAATGTCTCCAGGTTTAATGACACCAGCAGCTTCAGGTTGTCTTTGCATTCCTGCACTAGACTCTGTTTGTAGCTGTCATCTTTCACTGCTAGTGAGTCTCCCTCATAATGCTGAGAATTGCCTGTTGGCTGAAAAGAAACTGACTGTGTGCATAGTTCATCCACAAAACTGTCCCACTGAACTTCGTGTGAATGGATGGTTTCATGCTCAGGAAGACCTTGTTTACTTTTCAGTAACTCACTAGCTACTCTCAGTGCACAGCTGGCAGTCAGTGATGGAGGGTATTTGTTGAAAGCATAGTCTGCAAGAGTCAGCTCACAAACATTTTGTGCAAGGTTGCTGCACTGCCTGGGCATTTTTGGGTCAGGATTCATCCTTGAAATCCTGTCATCACCTTTGTTCCTAGTCACTAGCTGTGAAGCCTCGATGCAGTTGGTGTAATAGTCTAGAAAAAAGGCCAGGGTGGGTGCAGAGAGGCGGAAGTTAAGACGAAGCAGGATGAGACACTCCAGGTTGCAGAGCTGCTCTTTGGTGAACACATCACAGCACAATGACAAGAGATGGCTGATTCGTGGTGAGCAGACCTCCACCTGCAGAGGACAAAGAAAAGGATAGTAGAATGATATCCAAAAACACAAACCGTCTGCTCCACGAGCATACCACACAAACCTGTTTACTGGCTAGGAGAAGTGCGGTGACACCAATGAGCTGGAAGCAGTCAGCAGCAACAGGTGTGGAGGCCAGGAACCTGTCCATGATGTTCACAGCCAAGCAGCAACACTCGAAAGACAGACGGAAATGTTTGTGCACAGGGATGAGCCAGCTGACCAGCTTACAGCGGGCCTCTGCGGTCAACTGTatgtaaaacacacactcatcaaaataaaaacttttagtGACCTTGGTTCTTAAATGTGATGTGCTCTTAATGTACAACAAGGTATATATTTTCTGGCATTTCACAGTACAGTACCCTACATATTATCAGTAAATGGTCCTAAAATCGTCATGTATTCTGCATCTCAGGTGTTTCTTTAGTTGAACAATAGAACTAATTAATATTTGGAAGTCACTCTCACTGGAACATTTAACTATCTGCCTTTAAACAAAAGGAGTGAATTACCAGTTCAATTTATATGacaacaaatatattttaatttttttaagtagtcaaaaaagtataaatatacGTCTAACACGGTTCATTTAGTTACAAGCTGTAAGTGTCTTACTTGCGGTTGGCGTGCCAGGCTTTTGCAGGGATGAAACTGCGCCTCTTTCTCCCTTTGGATCATAAACCCGATGTCTCCGTACTGAAGGTACCAGCTGCAGAGTTGCCCTGCAACAGGTTTTTGTGACATGAGCAGGGAAATCTCATTCTTAGCTGGGGATGAAATCGGGGAGCATGCCAAATCTTCTTCAAAACCAGAGTCTCTTAATTTGGACACGAGTTTCTGTTTTCTATTCCGAGCAGTTTGGCGCTGTTGAGCCAGCGT
This genomic stretch from Astatotilapia calliptera chromosome 12, fAstCal1.2, whole genome shotgun sequence harbors:
- the ccno gene encoding cyclin-O isoform X2, encoding MVSFENCEGGFDSVFKRSRMNVASPSPETLTLAQQRQTARNRKQKLVSKLRDSGFEEDLACSPISSPAKNEISLLMSQKPVAGQLCSWYLQYGDIGFMIQREKEAQFHPCKSLARQPQCCCLAVNIMDRFLASTPVAADCFQLIGVTALLLASKQVEVCSPRISHLLSLCCDVFTKEQLCNLECLILLRLNFRLSAPTLAFFLDYYTNCIEASQLVTRNKGDDRISRMNPDPKMPRQCSNLAQNVCELTLADYAFNKYPPSLTASCALRVASELLKSKQGLPEHETIHSHEVQWDSFVDELCTQSVSFQPTGNSQHYEGDSLAVKDDSYKQSLVQECKDNLKLLVSLNLETLDVMSTM
- the ccno gene encoding cyclin-O isoform X1 translates to MVSFENCEGGFDSVFKRSRMNVASPSPETLTLAQQRQTARNRKQKLVSKLRDSGFEEDLACSPISSPAKNEISLLMSQKPVAGQLCSWYLQYGDIGFMIQREKEAQFHPCKSLARQPQLTAEARCKLVSWLIPVHKHFRLSFECCCLAVNIMDRFLASTPVAADCFQLIGVTALLLASKQVEVCSPRISHLLSLCCDVFTKEQLCNLECLILLRLNFRLSAPTLAFFLDYYTNCIEASQLVTRNKGDDRISRMNPDPKMPRQCSNLAQNVCELTLADYAFNKYPPSLTASCALRVASELLKSKQGLPEHETIHSHEVQWDSFVDELCTQSVSFQPTGNSQHYEGDSLAVKDDSYKQSLVQECKDNLKLLVSLNLETLDVMSTM